A stretch of Myxococcus hansupus DNA encodes these proteins:
- a CDS encoding LysR family transcriptional regulator: MRLDLADLHLFLCIVDAGSITQGAQRAHLTLASASERLRSIEEDVGVKLLERRPRGVVTTEAGDALAQHARLLLQQQALMKDALNAFVAGRRGTLRLDANTAALTEFLPEKLAHWLVRHPQLNVELRERTSVDIVKAVEAGFAEAGLISDAVDTGDLQVRPVAPEPLVLIVPCGHPLATSQGLALRDVHREPFVGLFPESALQEHISEQARIAGLELSFRVRMKDFRGVCEMVAHGVGMGIVPASVALRQAREGAYRSVPLADAWARRRLCVCVRDWDSLSVPVRDLLNHLLADAEA; the protein is encoded by the coding sequence ATGCGACTCGATCTCGCGGATCTTCATTTGTTCCTGTGCATCGTGGATGCGGGGAGCATCACGCAAGGCGCTCAGCGCGCGCACCTGACGTTGGCCTCCGCCAGCGAGCGTCTTCGGAGCATCGAAGAGGATGTCGGCGTCAAGCTGCTCGAACGGCGTCCCCGAGGTGTGGTCACCACGGAGGCGGGGGACGCCCTGGCACAGCACGCCCGGTTGCTCCTCCAGCAGCAGGCACTGATGAAGGACGCGTTGAACGCGTTCGTTGCAGGCCGGCGAGGCACCCTCCGGCTCGACGCGAACACCGCCGCGCTGACGGAGTTCCTGCCGGAGAAGCTGGCCCACTGGCTGGTCCGGCATCCGCAGTTGAATGTCGAGCTGCGAGAGCGGACCAGCGTGGACATCGTCAAGGCTGTCGAGGCGGGGTTCGCGGAGGCAGGGCTGATCTCGGATGCCGTGGACACGGGGGACCTGCAGGTGCGTCCGGTCGCACCGGAACCCCTGGTGCTCATCGTGCCATGCGGACATCCGCTCGCGACTTCCCAGGGCCTCGCGTTGCGCGACGTCCACCGCGAGCCCTTCGTCGGCTTGTTCCCCGAGAGCGCACTGCAGGAGCACATCTCCGAGCAGGCCCGAATCGCGGGGCTCGAGCTGTCCTTCCGCGTCCGGATGAAGGACTTTCGCGGCGTGTGCGAAATGGTGGCCCACGGCGTGGGGATGGGCATCGTCCCGGCCAGCGTCGCCTTGCGGCAGGCCCGTGAGGGTGCGTATCGCAGCGTGCCGCTCGCCGATGCCTGGGCGCGCCGGCGCTTGTGTGTCTGCGTCAGGGACTGGGACAGCCTGTCGGTTCCGGTTCGTGACCTGCTGAATCACCTGCTCGCGGACGCGGAGGCCTGA